A window from Acetomicrobium sp. S15 = DSM 107314 encodes these proteins:
- a CDS encoding cation transporter dimerization domain-containing protein: protein MVESHDISEDLEEKLRNKIGRDTHITKHIEPTLEGSKAVG, encoded by the coding sequence ATCGTTGAATCGCATGATATATCGGAAGATCTGGAGGAAAAGCTGAGGAACAAAATCGGGAGAGATACGCACATCACCAAACACATAGAGCCTACTTTGGAAGGCTCCAAAGCCGTCGGATAA